From Cellulomonas chengniuliangii, the proteins below share one genomic window:
- a CDS encoding exodeoxyribonuclease VII small subunit, whose protein sequence is MPTPNGSAPAPDDALAADDALAALSYEEARDELIAVVARLEAGGASLEESLQLWERGEALASRCQQWLDGARERLAAAQSQERSGEDVPGESR, encoded by the coding sequence GTGCCCACGCCGAACGGATCCGCCCCTGCCCCCGATGACGCCCTCGCGGCCGATGACGCCCTCGCGGCGCTGAGTTACGAGGAGGCGCGGGACGAGCTGATCGCCGTCGTCGCCCGACTCGAGGCCGGGGGCGCGAGCCTCGAGGAGTCGCTCCAGCTGTGGGAGCGCGGCGAGGCACTCGCGAGCCGCTGCCAGCAGTGGCTGGACGGCGCCAGGGAGCGGCTCGCGGCGGCCCAGAGCCAGGAGCGATCCGGCGAGGATGTCCCGGGCGAGTCGCGATGA